A genomic segment from Neisseria perflava encodes:
- the dnrN gene encoding iron-sulfur cluster repair protein DnrN, translating to MTDFTLWETAPFNSTIDHILQRYHNVHRAQFEELVPLAQKVAQVHADTFPAEVADLLAYMQNELLMHMMKEERMLFPMINQGVGRGAAMPISVMMHEHEEHDQAIARLEELTNNFELPEGACGSWTRLYTLAKEMVDDLKDHIHLENEVFFPRVLAS from the coding sequence ATGACCGACTTTACCCTTTGGGAAACCGCGCCTTTCAATTCTACGATTGACCATATCCTGCAACGTTATCACAACGTTCACCGCGCCCAGTTTGAAGAGTTGGTACCACTGGCGCAAAAAGTGGCGCAGGTTCATGCCGATACTTTCCCTGCCGAAGTGGCCGATTTGTTGGCCTATATGCAAAACGAGCTGTTGATGCACATGATGAAAGAGGAACGCATGTTGTTCCCGATGATTAATCAGGGTGTGGGTCGTGGCGCGGCAATGCCCATCAGCGTGATGATGCACGAGCATGAAGAACACGACCAAGCCATCGCGCGTCTGGAAGAGTTGACCAACAATTTTGAGCTTCCTGAAGGCGCTTGCGGTAGTTGGACCCGTTTGTACACATTGGCCAAAGAGATGGTGGATGATTTGAAAGACCATATCCACTTGGAAAATGAGGTTTTCTTCCCCCGTGTTTTGGCTTCTTAA
- a CDS encoding AEC family transporter, with the protein METSFLLAGKITELTLIVLMGVALVKAGLLKSENSYTLSVIALYLISPSVMIHAFQMDNTPQIIEGLKLSVMLAVFFHVVLIVLGRLFKHLFKLDALEHAATVYSNSGNLIIPLVMSVFGAEWVIYTTGFILVQTFLFWTHLRLLICGRGNVAWKTIFTNINILSMLVGLLMFAFQIKLPHIVDNTLATVGGMIGPVAMLVAGMLLASLPLRSIMWTPRLYLVAFLRLILIPVLLLFAVKVCDFAHHDAHADTVVLISFLATTSPAASTVTQMAVVYGKNAQKASAIYGLTTLLCVVTMPVMIALYRWII; encoded by the coding sequence ATGGAAACCTCTTTCCTGCTTGCCGGAAAAATTACCGAGCTGACGCTGATTGTTTTGATGGGCGTGGCCTTGGTGAAGGCCGGGCTGTTGAAATCGGAAAACAGCTATACGCTCTCGGTCATCGCGCTTTACCTAATCAGCCCGTCCGTCATGATTCATGCCTTTCAGATGGACAATACGCCGCAGATTATCGAAGGGCTGAAGCTTTCCGTCATGCTGGCAGTGTTTTTCCATGTGGTGTTGATTGTTTTGGGCAGGTTGTTTAAACACTTATTCAAACTCGATGCGCTCGAACACGCGGCAACGGTGTACAGCAATTCGGGCAACTTGATTATCCCTTTGGTAATGTCGGTCTTTGGTGCGGAATGGGTGATTTACACCACTGGTTTTATCTTGGTGCAGACGTTTTTGTTTTGGACGCATCTGCGCCTGTTGATTTGCGGCCGTGGCAATGTGGCTTGGAAAACCATTTTTACCAATATCAACATCTTATCCATGTTGGTCGGGCTGCTGATGTTTGCCTTTCAAATCAAGCTGCCTCATATTGTCGATAATACTTTGGCGACGGTGGGCGGCATGATTGGGCCGGTTGCTATGTTGGTGGCGGGCATGCTTTTGGCTTCTTTGCCGCTACGCTCGATTATGTGGACGCCGAGGCTTTATCTCGTTGCTTTTTTAAGGTTGATTTTAATTCCGGTATTATTGCTTTTCGCCGTCAAAGTTTGTGATTTTGCCCATCATGATGCGCATGCGGATACGGTTGTTTTAATCAGCTTTTTGGCAACGACTTCGCCTGCCGCCTCGACGGTTACCCAAATGGCGGTTGTTTACGGCAAAAATGCCCAAAAAGCCAGCGCGATTTATGGGCTGACAACCTTGCTTTGTGTGGTAACCATGCCGGTAATGATTGCGTTATATCGTTGGATTATTTAA
- a CDS encoding YadA-like family protein, producing MKLNVSLSPLCLALALFFGTAYADGGIVAGTMHKTGSLAVGKESVSGENAAAVGDKAKANGYKAVALGYDSAASGLSATALGGESKAEALRSVAVGFRAHAKGTNDVAVGGAAAASGGQSVAVGLLSKASALRAVAVGNGAQASNIDAVAIGRDSEADALSATALGDRAKARGTQSLALASAAEAEGYQAVAVGTRAVSNAVNSVALGVESSATALNGLAVGTSSSVRKEGGTAVGGGASALEEKSLALGFQAKGKAEKAVALGAQSIADLAAGQAGYDFATQSASQSEDTTWKSTLGAVSVGNEKDSRQITHVAAGTQDTDAVNVAQVKRLAERWQADSQQKESAVAAQINQIRAETRVEMKKLEDRADAGSAAAIAVGNLGQAYQPGQGAVSIGSGVWRGKAGFAVGVSKVSSSGKWLVKGSAVGASKGGAGGGASVTYLW from the coding sequence ATGAAACTGAATGTATCGCTCAGTCCTTTGTGTTTGGCTTTAGCGCTTTTTTTCGGTACTGCGTATGCGGACGGAGGTATTGTTGCTGGAACCATGCACAAGACGGGTTCTTTGGCTGTCGGTAAGGAATCCGTATCGGGCGAAAATGCCGCTGCAGTTGGCGACAAGGCTAAAGCAAATGGCTATAAGGCGGTGGCTTTGGGTTATGATTCTGCCGCTTCCGGTTTGAGCGCAACTGCTTTGGGTGGCGAATCCAAAGCGGAGGCATTGCGGTCGGTGGCGGTTGGCTTTCGGGCCCATGCCAAGGGAACAAATGATGTAGCAGTCGGTGGCGCAGCGGCTGCTTCTGGCGGTCAATCCGTTGCAGTTGGCCTGCTGTCCAAGGCTTCGGCTTTGCGTGCCGTTGCAGTAGGTAATGGCGCTCAGGCAAGTAATATTGATGCAGTAGCTATTGGCAGAGATAGTGAGGCGGATGCGCTCAGCGCGACGGCCTTAGGTGATCGAGCTAAAGCACGTGGAACTCAATCACTTGCGCTGGCATCGGCTGCTGAAGCAGAAGGTTATCAAGCAGTGGCGGTCGGTACGCGTGCGGTATCGAATGCCGTAAATAGTGTAGCTTTGGGTGTCGAGTCTTCCGCCACGGCCTTGAATGGTTTGGCTGTCGGCACCAGCTCCAGCGTGCGTAAAGAAGGTGGTACGGCAGTCGGCGGCGGTGCATCGGCTTTGGAAGAGAAATCTTTGGCACTCGGTTTCCAAGCCAAAGGTAAAGCCGAGAAAGCGGTGGCTCTGGGTGCGCAAAGCATCGCAGATTTGGCTGCAGGTCAGGCAGGCTATGATTTTGCGACACAGTCGGCAAGTCAATCTGAAGACACGACATGGAAATCGACATTGGGCGCGGTTTCGGTTGGCAATGAAAAGGACAGCCGTCAAATTACCCATGTGGCTGCCGGTACTCAGGATACGGATGCGGTAAATGTGGCTCAGGTCAAAAGGCTTGCGGAAAGATGGCAGGCCGACAGTCAGCAAAAAGAGTCGGCAGTAGCCGCTCAAATCAATCAGATACGGGCTGAAACACGCGTAGAAATGAAAAAACTGGAAGACCGTGCGGATGCCGGCTCTGCAGCTGCGATTGCGGTGGGTAATCTGGGACAAGCTTATCAGCCGGGACAGGGTGCGGTATCCATTGGCAGCGGCGTTTGGCGCGGAAAGGCCGGTTTTGCTGTCGGAGTGTCGAAAGTATCCTCCAGCGGCAAATGGCTGGTGAAAGGTTCAGCTGTCGGCGCATCTAAGGGTGGTGCAGGCGGTGGAGCCAGCGTAACCTATCTGTGGTAG
- a CDS encoding GNAT family N-acetyltransferase has product MSPSRFNQTGPKIGLSVRLAETQAEIEAAQRLRYQVFAQELGAEIESNDGRDVDPYDEHCHHLLAFDDATGEVIGCYRLITEETAKKVGGWYSEHEFDLEPLKDILPQTVELGRACTHPDYRNGGLVMLLWTGLVKFMKDENLRFMIGCGSIEMRDGGNDAAGLYHALKDKYLAPAQWRVKPLNPLKWDSITPSENPPVPALIKGYLKAGAWFCGEPCVDEAFNCADVLIMMDISHLSDRYLQRFAPKTDS; this is encoded by the coding sequence ATGTCCCCCAGCCGTTTCAATCAAACGGGCCCAAAAATCGGCCTGAGCGTACGCCTTGCAGAAACCCAAGCTGAAATCGAAGCCGCCCAAAGATTGCGCTATCAGGTTTTTGCCCAAGAATTGGGTGCGGAAATCGAAAGCAATGACGGCCGCGATGTCGATCCTTATGATGAACATTGCCACCACCTGCTCGCCTTCGACGATGCAACCGGCGAAGTTATCGGCTGCTACCGCCTGATTACCGAAGAAACCGCAAAAAAAGTCGGTGGCTGGTACAGCGAGCATGAATTTGACCTTGAACCTTTGAAAGACATCCTACCGCAAACCGTCGAACTCGGCCGCGCCTGTACCCACCCGGACTACCGCAACGGCGGCTTGGTCATGCTGTTGTGGACCGGTTTGGTCAAATTCATGAAAGACGAAAACCTGCGCTTTATGATTGGCTGCGGCAGTATTGAAATGCGCGACGGCGGCAACGATGCGGCGGGCCTGTATCATGCTTTGAAAGACAAATACCTCGCTCCGGCACAATGGCGCGTCAAACCGCTCAACCCGCTCAAATGGGACAGCATCACGCCGTCTGAAAATCCGCCTGTACCTGCCCTAATCAAAGGCTATCTCAAAGCAGGCGCGTGGTTCTGCGGCGAGCCTTGCGTCGATGAAGCATTCAACTGCGCGGATGTGCTGATCATGATGGACATCAGCCACCTTTCCGACCGCTACTTGCAGCGTTTTGCCCCTAAAACCGATTCATAA
- a CDS encoding lysophospholipid acyltransferase family protein, producing the protein MTAKIRFIFRLLCIAGCLLYGMAEMFFLFPFYSSKRKLRAIQLWSLRVLASCGMKLQTFGTPPQEDRGQLIISNHISWLDIMAVNGAFPGRFVAKDDVAKWPVVGYLATQAQTVYVSRNHGIKGNSAKIAGVTKALKNGDTVTIFPEGTSTEGREILPFKPSFFQTAYDAGVPIIPALCRYPNPDGTSPNPHTAYYGDISLWQSICMVISQPSSTVELHFLDPIEAGEDRYATALQVHALLSEKQKQLG; encoded by the coding sequence ATGACCGCCAAAATCCGTTTTATCTTCCGTCTTCTCTGTATTGCCGGCTGCCTTTTGTACGGCATGGCCGAAATGTTTTTTCTGTTTCCCTTTTACAGCAGCAAACGCAAACTGCGCGCAATCCAATTATGGTCGCTGCGCGTGCTTGCTTCCTGCGGCATGAAACTGCAAACCTTCGGCACGCCGCCGCAAGAAGATCGCGGTCAGCTGATTATCAGCAACCATATTTCATGGTTGGACATTATGGCGGTCAACGGCGCATTTCCCGGCCGTTTTGTAGCTAAAGACGATGTGGCCAAATGGCCGGTGGTCGGTTATCTCGCCACACAGGCGCAAACAGTTTACGTCTCGCGCAACCACGGCATCAAAGGCAACTCCGCCAAAATTGCAGGCGTGACCAAAGCACTGAAAAATGGTGATACTGTCACCATTTTCCCCGAAGGCACCAGTACCGAAGGCCGTGAAATCCTGCCGTTCAAACCCAGCTTTTTTCAGACGGCCTACGATGCAGGCGTACCGATTATTCCGGCACTCTGCCGCTATCCGAATCCGGACGGCACCAGCCCCAATCCGCACACCGCCTACTACGGCGACATCAGCCTCTGGCAATCCATCTGCATGGTCATCAGCCAGCCTTCCAGCACGGTCGAGTTGCATTTCCTCGATCCGATTGAAGCAGGAGAAGACCGCTACGCCACCGCGCTTCAAGTACACGCCCTGTTGAGCGAAAAGCAAAAACAATTAGGCTGA
- the gloA gene encoding lactoylglutathione lyase has protein sequence MRLLHTMLRVGNLERSLDFYQNVLNMQLLRRRDYPEGRFTLAFVGYGDEADHTVLELTHNWDTESYDLGDAYGHIAIEVDDAYAACERVKEMGGKVVREAGPMKHGTTVIAFVEDPDGYKIEFIQKKSGSDSVQYSS, from the coding sequence ATGCGCTTGCTTCATACTATGCTGCGTGTCGGCAATCTCGAACGCTCTTTGGATTTTTATCAAAACGTATTGAACATGCAATTGCTGCGCCGCCGCGATTATCCTGAAGGCCGTTTTACTTTGGCTTTTGTCGGTTATGGCGATGAGGCGGACCATACTGTTTTGGAACTGACCCACAACTGGGATACCGAGTCTTACGACTTGGGCGATGCTTACGGCCATATCGCGATTGAAGTCGATGATGCTTACGCTGCGTGTGAACGTGTCAAAGAAATGGGCGGCAAAGTGGTACGCGAAGCCGGTCCGATGAAACACGGCACGACTGTGATTGCGTTTGTCGAAGATCCGGACGGCTATAAAATTGAATTTATTCAAAAGAAAAGCGGTAGCGATTCGGTGCAATATTCATCTTAA
- a CDS encoding conjugal transfer protein yields the protein MKTFVLPDTRPYPQSPIKNHLLLNAYQLAHNSSSASRKLSAGQLQTEIRTMLSQNHYINLSLAMTMAPDVGTYTSLIQSVGEVLKAENDNEAQWFALPVVLVAGCKKEQTLPLTLPTEALFSCLQNYPNLRTLTQNTQWLPYLVQSTDLSSVTPGDWFQAKQNDEAAGAFLQKFEYKPLMLPEGQSVHVVYALGYGNKDIQTALGLNLQQAGLPLMQVWQEHLALDGVTLFTNPLSPNTPLDALTDGSHTRQRMAMDVFATNAIRAIRMQSPRVGVVAAAKADGKLQFSFNATDSAFEIVPQTFTWELASTDNIAIVQQNFLDLMAECRIEHLYLLHNPLGENENIPTYAQALKLEGHNPFFSNVN from the coding sequence ATGAAAACCTTTGTTCTTCCCGATACCCGCCCTTATCCGCAAAGCCCTATCAAAAACCATCTTCTGCTCAATGCCTATCAGCTGGCGCACAACTCCTCCTCCGCATCACGCAAGCTTTCAGCCGGCCAACTGCAAACCGAAATCCGCACCATGCTCAGCCAAAACCATTACATCAACCTTTCATTGGCGATGACCATGGCGCCCGATGTCGGCACTTACACCAGCCTGATTCAAAGCGTGGGCGAAGTCCTGAAGGCAGAAAACGATAACGAAGCCCAATGGTTTGCCCTGCCTGTCGTTTTGGTTGCCGGTTGCAAAAAAGAACAAACCCTGCCGCTCACGCTGCCTACCGAAGCCCTCTTTTCCTGCCTGCAAAACTACCCGAACCTGCGCACCCTCACGCAAAACACGCAATGGCTGCCTTACCTCGTCCAATCTACCGACTTGAGCAGCGTTACCCCGGGCGACTGGTTCCAAGCCAAGCAAAACGATGAAGCGGCAGGCGCATTCCTGCAAAAATTCGAATACAAACCATTGATGCTGCCCGAAGGTCAATCCGTCCATGTTGTTTACGCGCTGGGCTACGGCAATAAAGACATTCAGACGGCCTTGGGCCTCAACCTGCAACAGGCAGGCCTGCCGCTGATGCAGGTCTGGCAAGAGCATCTCGCCCTCGACGGCGTTACCCTCTTCACCAACCCGCTCTCGCCCAATACACCGCTTGACGCGCTTACCGACGGCAGCCACACCCGCCAACGCATGGCCATGGACGTTTTTGCCACCAACGCCATCCGCGCCATCCGTATGCAAAGCCCGCGTGTCGGCGTTGTTGCCGCAGCGAAAGCGGACGGTAAGCTCCAGTTCAGCTTCAACGCGACAGACAGCGCGTTTGAAATCGTTCCACAGACCTTCACTTGGGAGCTGGCCTCAACCGACAATATCGCCATCGTGCAGCAAAACTTCCTCGACCTGATGGCAGAATGCCGAATCGAGCACCTCTACCTGCTGCATAACCCACTGGGAGAAAACGAGAACATCCCTACTTATGCCCAAGCGTTGAAACTGGAAGGCCATAATCCTTTCTTCAGCAATGTAAACTAA
- a CDS encoding low molecular weight protein-tyrosine-phosphatase, giving the protein MKTHKILFVCLGNICRSPMAEYVLRHRAREAGMDNAIITASAGTSGWHDGEDMHEGTRRALKQHGVDPSGFTSSKIKPSDAEHFDYIIVMDDNNLRETEKQLGFHPGKIFKLTDLIPDSGYNHVPDPWYTGDFDETYRLVDAGSLALLEKLKQA; this is encoded by the coding sequence ATGAAAACCCACAAAATCCTTTTCGTCTGCCTCGGCAATATCTGCCGCTCCCCCATGGCCGAATACGTCCTGCGCCATCGCGCCCGCGAAGCAGGCATGGACAATGCCATCATTACGGCCAGCGCAGGCACATCAGGTTGGCACGATGGGGAAGACATGCACGAAGGCACGCGCCGCGCACTCAAGCAACACGGCGTCGACCCGTCAGGCTTTACCAGCAGCAAAATCAAACCCAGCGATGCCGAGCATTTCGACTACATCATCGTGATGGACGACAACAACCTCAGAGAAACTGAAAAGCAGCTCGGTTTCCACCCTGGCAAAATCTTCAAACTGACCGACCTTATCCCCGATTCAGGGTACAACCACGTTCCCGATCCGTGGTACACGGGCGACTTTGACGAAACCTACCGTCTGGTCGATGCCGGCAGTTTGGCCTTGTTGGAAAAATTGAAACAGGCTTAA
- the metW gene encoding methionine biosynthesis protein MetW, giving the protein MNLRDDLQLIYDWIPEGSRVLDLGCGDGELLAALVEHKNCTGYGVEIDTDSVIAAISRGVNVIQADLEEGLVAFGDQSFDVIVLSQTIQAMQNTEKILRCLMRVAKQAIVSFPNFGYWRNRFQIAVGGHMPVSERMPYHWYDTPNIHWCTLKDFDLLCAKNKIRVLERAVMTGNRQVKHLPNLLGSLAFYRVG; this is encoded by the coding sequence ATGAATCTGCGCGACGATTTGCAACTCATTTACGATTGGATACCCGAAGGCAGCCGCGTACTCGATTTAGGCTGCGGCGACGGCGAACTGTTGGCCGCGTTGGTGGAACATAAAAATTGCACCGGCTACGGCGTTGAAATCGATACCGACAGCGTGATTGCTGCTATATCCCGCGGCGTAAACGTCATTCAAGCCGATTTAGAAGAAGGTTTGGTGGCTTTTGGTGATCAAAGTTTTGATGTGATTGTCTTGAGCCAAACCATTCAGGCGATGCAGAACACGGAAAAAATCCTGCGCTGCCTAATGCGCGTGGCCAAGCAGGCTATTGTCAGCTTCCCTAATTTCGGCTACTGGCGCAACCGTTTTCAAATCGCCGTTGGCGGCCATATGCCGGTTTCCGAGCGGATGCCGTATCATTGGTACGATACGCCCAATATCCATTGGTGTACCCTCAAAGACTTCGATTTATTGTGCGCAAAAAACAAAATCCGCGTGCTTGAGCGTGCGGTCATGACGGGCAACCGACAGGTCAAACATCTGCCGAATTTATTGGGCAGCCTGGCGTTTTATCGCGTAGGTTGA
- the metX gene encoding homoserine O-succinyltransferase MetX has protein sequence MTTNASVGIVTPQKIPFDTPLALENGKTLPRFDLMIETYGTLNADKSNAVLICHALSGNHHVAGKHSAEDKYAGWWDNMVGPGKPIDTDRFFVIGLNNLGGCDGSTGPLSENPETGREYGADFPVVTVKDWVKSQSMLADYLGIQKWAAIVGGSLGGMQALQWTISLPERVAHALVIASAPKLSTQNIAFNDVARQAILTDPDFHEGNYRSHHTVPSRGLRIARMMGHITYLAEDGLGQKFGRDLKSDGYQYGYGVEFEVESYLRYQGDKFVGRFDANTYLLMTKALDYFDPAADYGHNLTRAVENVQAKFFVASFSTDWRFSPQRSHELVKALIAAQKSVQYIEVKSNHGHDAFLMEDEAYIRAVAAYMNNVYKDCQK, from the coding sequence ATGACAACAAATGCCTCAGTGGGCATTGTAACGCCCCAGAAAATCCCGTTTGACACACCGCTTGCTCTGGAAAACGGCAAAACCTTACCCCGTTTCGACCTAATGATTGAAACCTATGGCACACTCAATGCCGACAAAAGCAACGCCGTTCTTATCTGCCACGCCCTGTCAGGCAATCATCACGTTGCCGGCAAGCACAGTGCGGAGGATAAATACGCCGGTTGGTGGGACAATATGGTCGGCCCCGGCAAACCTATTGATACCGACCGCTTTTTCGTTATCGGTTTGAACAACTTGGGCGGCTGCGACGGCAGTACCGGCCCTTTATCCGAAAATCCTGAAACCGGCCGCGAATATGGCGCGGATTTTCCGGTTGTAACCGTCAAAGACTGGGTGAAGTCGCAATCCATGCTTGCCGATTATCTCGGCATTCAAAAATGGGCGGCCATTGTTGGCGGCAGCTTGGGCGGTATGCAGGCATTGCAATGGACGATTTCTTTGCCTGAACGCGTTGCTCATGCGCTCGTTATCGCTTCTGCACCTAAACTTTCCACTCAAAACATCGCGTTTAACGATGTTGCCCGTCAGGCCATTTTGACCGATCCCGATTTCCATGAAGGCAATTACCGCAGCCATCATACCGTTCCTTCACGCGGTTTGCGTATTGCGCGCATGATGGGGCACATCACCTATCTTGCCGAAGACGGCTTGGGTCAAAAATTTGGCCGCGATTTAAAATCAGACGGCTATCAGTATGGTTACGGCGTTGAATTTGAAGTGGAATCTTATCTGCGCTATCAAGGCGACAAGTTTGTCGGCCGTTTTGATGCCAATACTTATCTGCTGATGACCAAGGCACTCGACTACTTCGACCCGGCCGCCGATTACGGCCACAACCTCACGCGCGCCGTGGAGAATGTGCAGGCCAAATTTTTTGTTGCCAGCTTTAGCACTGACTGGCGCTTCTCGCCGCAACGTTCGCATGAATTGGTCAAGGCATTAATCGCCGCACAAAAATCTGTGCAGTACATTGAAGTCAAATCCAATCATGGACACGATGCCTTCTTGATGGAGGACGAAGCCTATATCCGCGCTGTTGCCGCTTATATGAACAACGTTTACAAGGACTGCCAAAAATGA
- a CDS encoding protein MIGRI, with amino-acid sequence MIGRLLRFFFFCAIAALIVNRLFSRKQKRTIREIAKISAWVLLGAAAATLFWYLMMLFFKHIPNSY; translated from the coding sequence ATGATAGGCAGGCTTTTACGATTTTTTTTCTTTTGCGCCATAGCGGCATTGATTGTGAACCGTTTGTTCAGCCGCAAACAAAAGCGCACCATTCGGGAAATCGCCAAAATCAGCGCGTGGGTATTGCTGGGCGCGGCGGCCGCTACGCTGTTTTGGTATCTGATGATGCTGTTTTTCAAGCATATTCCTAATTCTTATTGA
- the nadE gene encoding NAD(+) synthase, whose amino-acid sequence MQTQAIIRHIVQWLKDYAEQARAKGFVVGVSGGIDSAVVSTLAAQTGLSVLLLEMPIRQKSDQVNRAQEHMGRLKQRYPNVKAQSVDLTPAFDTFADTVDVSETEFSNKQLALANARSRLRMTTLYYYGQLHGLLVAGTGNKIEDFGVGFFTKYGDGGVDISPIADLTKTQVYALAAELDVSEDIQKAVPTDGLWDTERTDEEQMGASYPELEWAMSVYDSHKPEDFEGRQREVLAIYTRLHKAMQHKVNPIPVCKIPEELF is encoded by the coding sequence ATGCAAACCCAAGCCATCATCCGCCATATCGTTCAATGGCTCAAAGATTACGCCGAGCAGGCGCGTGCTAAAGGTTTTGTCGTCGGCGTATCCGGCGGCATCGATTCTGCCGTGGTTTCCACACTTGCCGCGCAAACCGGTTTGTCGGTTTTGTTGTTGGAAATGCCGATTCGTCAGAAATCCGACCAAGTAAACCGCGCGCAAGAACACATGGGCCGTCTGAAACAGCGTTATCCGAATGTAAAAGCGCAAAGCGTTGATTTGACTCCGGCGTTCGATACGTTTGCCGATACCGTTGACGTCAGCGAAACCGAATTTTCCAATAAACAGCTGGCACTGGCCAATGCACGCAGCCGCCTTCGCATGACGACGCTGTATTATTACGGCCAGTTGCATGGTTTGTTGGTGGCGGGGACGGGCAACAAAATTGAAGATTTCGGCGTCGGTTTCTTCACCAAATACGGCGACGGCGGCGTGGACATCAGCCCGATTGCCGATTTGACCAAAACTCAGGTGTACGCGTTGGCAGCCGAGTTGGATGTATCGGAGGATATTCAAAAAGCCGTACCGACGGACGGACTTTGGGATACCGAGCGTACCGATGAAGAACAAATGGGCGCATCTTATCCCGAACTCGAATGGGCGATGAGTGTGTACGACAGCCACAAGCCTGAAGATTTTGAAGGCAGACAGCGCGAAGTTTTGGCAATCTATACCCGATTGCACAAAGCCATGCAGCACAAAGTCAATCCGATTCCGGTTTGCAAGATTCCGGAAGAGCTGTTTTAA
- the earP gene encoding elongation factor P maturation arginine rhamnosyltransferase EarP, with protein sequence MNTTSPYTCWIFCNVIDNFGDIGVSWRLARVLQRELGWQVHLWTDDFPSLQAICPDLASIPNIHQGIGIHAWQADHAEDTDTAPTPDIVIETFACELPDNVQTIIRQHQPLWLNWEYLSAEDSNERLHLMPSLQAGGIQKYFWFMGFSEKSGGLLRERDYAEFARFDTETLRRQLKLPAKNAPEWLLFGYQSDIWAKWLTMWQQAGQPITLLLAGTQIIASLKNSGLVPQNALLEDGDVYQSEHITLIKIPFVAQQDFDKLLNLADGAVIRGEDSFVRAQLAGKPFFWHIYLQEENIHLDKLHAFWDKAHQVYPDVVATAHRLLSDELNNGKALSDNQRLQAWQTLTAHQNEWRQSAAKWRDGLFAQKSAVEKLAAFISKHKKIR encoded by the coding sequence ATGAACACCACCTCACCTTATACCTGCTGGATTTTCTGCAATGTCATCGACAACTTCGGCGACATCGGCGTTTCATGGCGGCTAGCGCGTGTTTTGCAACGGGAACTCGGCTGGCAAGTGCATTTATGGACAGACGATTTCCCGTCCCTTCAGGCAATCTGCCCTGATTTGGCCTCGATTCCCAATATCCATCAAGGCATCGGCATTCACGCCTGGCAAGCCGACCATGCCGAAGATACCGATACAGCCCCTACCCCAGACATCGTCATCGAAACCTTCGCCTGCGAACTGCCCGACAACGTTCAAACCATCATTCGCCAACATCAACCGCTTTGGCTCAACTGGGAATACCTCAGCGCAGAAGACAGCAACGAGAGGCTGCACTTAATGCCCTCGCTCCAAGCCGGCGGCATACAGAAATACTTTTGGTTTATGGGTTTCAGCGAAAAAAGCGGCGGCCTGCTGCGCGAACGTGATTACGCCGAATTTGCCCGCTTTGATACGGAAACCTTACGCCGACAACTCAAACTTCCCGCAAAAAACGCGCCCGAATGGCTGCTTTTCGGCTATCAAAGCGATATTTGGGCAAAATGGCTGACCATGTGGCAACAGGCCGGCCAACCCATTACCTTGCTGCTTGCAGGTACACAAATCATCGCCAGCCTGAAAAACAGCGGCCTAGTACCGCAAAACGCCCTGCTTGAAGACGGCGATGTGTATCAGAGCGAACACATTACCCTGATCAAAATCCCTTTCGTTGCCCAACAGGATTTTGACAAACTGCTCAACCTTGCCGACGGCGCCGTCATACGCGGCGAAGACAGCTTTGTTCGCGCCCAGCTCGCCGGAAAACCTTTCTTTTGGCACATCTATCTGCAAGAAGAAAATATCCATCTCGACAAGCTGCACGCTTTTTGGGACAAAGCGCATCAAGTTTATCCGGATGTTGTCGCCACGGCACACCGCCTCCTTTCCGACGAACTCAACAACGGTAAAGCACTCAGCGACAACCAACGCCTGCAGGCATGGCAAACCCTGACGGCACATCAAAACGAATGGCGCCAAAGCGCGGCAAAATGGCGGGACGGACTTTTTGCCCAAAAAAGTGCCGTCGAAAAACTTGCCGCCTTTATTTCAAAGCACAAAAAAATACGCTAA